A stretch of Aythya fuligula isolate bAytFul2 chromosome 1, bAytFul2.pri, whole genome shotgun sequence DNA encodes these proteins:
- the SYPL1 gene encoding synaptophysin-like protein 1: protein MFGLRVDIGMLLEPLGFIKVLQWIFSIFAFATCGGFYGETTLLVSCKGVVNKTVTAAFAYPFRLNTVVFSEPDPERCGGTWTDSYLVGNFSSSAQFFVTLAVLVLIYCIAALVVYVGYKHVYQHNSKFPLTDLILTVIITFLWLVSTSAWGKALADIKISTGANIISQIDSCKAPGTTCHFLSVTRMGTLNVSVVFGLLNMVLWGGNIWFVYKDTNLHNQSNKISQVVGIYPAQRI from the exons ATGTTTGGCTTGCGGGTGGACATTGGCATGCTGCTGGAGCCCCTGGGCTTCATAAAGGTCCTTCAGTGG attttttccatttttgcttttgcaacCTGTGGAGGCTTTTATGGTGAAACTACCCTTTTAGTTTCCTGCAAGGGTGTGGTGAACAAAACTGTAACAGCTGCTTTTGCATATCCATTCAG GCTGAATACTGTTGTATTTAGTGAACCAGATCCGGAACGCTGTGGTGGTACTTGGACTGACAGCTATCTTGTGGGCAACTTCTCCTCTTCTGCACAGTTTTTTGTTACGCTTGCAGTGTTGGTATTAATCTACTGCATTGCTGCCCTTGTTGTATATGTCGGATATAAGCATGTGTATCAACACAATAGCAAGTTTCCACTAACT GACTTAATTCTCACTGTCATAATAACCTTTCTGTGGCTAGTCAGTACTTCTGCGTGGGGAAAGGCACTTGCTGACATCAAAATATCCACGGGTGCCAATATTATTTCACAAATTGACTCTTGCAAAGCACCAGGAACAACTTGTCACTTTCTTTCTGTGACCAGAATGGGAACTCTGAATGTGTCTGTG GTATTTGGCTTGCTTAATATGGTTTTGTGGGGAGGAAATATTTGGTTTGTATACAAGGACACCAACTTGCACAACCAGTCAAACAAAATTTCTCAAGTTGTAGGAATATATCCAGCTCAAAGGATATGA